Proteins co-encoded in one Euleptes europaea isolate rEulEur1 chromosome 1, rEulEur1.hap1, whole genome shotgun sequence genomic window:
- the LOC130472795 gene encoding zinc finger protein OZF-like produces MEEKHGNQQEEWHHGNFPVSRAFLCEEGEQNSYDGTLQCRKTTVTDNEEQWPHGFSVPENQQVLVKGKLHCGKISNHKVSLIPHEGPQTGGKSYICSECGKSFGWRTNLVKHKRIHTGEKPYKCSICGKSFNAKSTLIKHERSHTGEKPYECSECGKAFGEKGILVKHMRIHTGEKPHQCSDCGKSFTERGALIKHERTHTGEKPYECSDCGKTFRISCHLKLHKRTHTGEKPHKCSDCGKSFSERASLVKHERTHTGEKPYECSECGKSFRISFQLVIHKRTHTGEKPHECSDCGNSFREIASLIKHKRTHTGEKPYECSECGKSFRTSFQLKTHKRTHTGEKPYHCLDCGQNFSQRSRLVIHERTHTGERPYGCSECGKSFVSSSHLRKHAVVHTGEKPHTCSYCEKSFSKKSNLVVHERIHTGEKPYKCTVCEKRFCSSSVFHRHMKIHPGEPSLGHNKL; encoded by the coding sequence ATGGAAGAGAAGCATGGAAATCAACAGGAGGAATGGCACCATGGAAACTTCCCAGTGAGCAGAGCCTTcctttgtgaggaaggtgagcaGAATTCATATGACGGTACTTTGCAGTGTAGGAAAACAACAGTCACCGATAATGAGGAACAATGGCCTCATGGCTTCAGCGTTCCTGAAAACCAGCAGGTGCTGGTGAAGGGTAAACTGCATTGTGGGAAAATCTCAAACCACAAAGTATCCCTCATTCCACATGAAGGACCCCAAACGGGAGGGAAATCATACATCTGTTccgagtgtgggaaaagttttggCTGGAGGACGAATCTTGTGAAGcacaaaagaatccacacaggagagaagccgtacAAATGTTCAATCTGCGGCAAAAGTTTCAACGCAAAATCCACCCTGATTAAGCACGAGAGGTcccacactggagagaagccgtatgaatgctcagagtgtgggaaagcCTTTGGTGAAAAAGGGATACTTGTTAAGCATatgagaatccacacaggagagaagccacatCAATGCTCggactgtgggaaaagcttcactgaGAGAGGTGCCCTAATTAAACATGAAAGGacgcacacaggagagaagccgtatGAATGTTCGGACTGTGGGAAAACCTTTAGGATCAGCTGTCACCTTAAACTTCATAAAAGAAcacacactggtgagaaaccgcATAAGTGCTCagattgtgggaaaagcttcagtgagAGAGCTTCTCTCGTGAAACAcgagagaacccacacaggagagaagccatatgaatgctctgagtgtgggaaaagcttccggATCAGTTTCCAGCTCGTGATACATAAAAGGACGCACACGGGTGAGAAGCCGCATGAATGTTCGGACTGTGGCAACAGCTTCAGGGAGATagcctctcttatcaaacacaagcgaacccacacaggagagaagccgtacgaatgctccgagtgtgggaagagctttcgGACCAGTTTTCAACTGAAAACTCATAAAAGAACACACACTGGTGAGAAGCCGTACCATTGCTTGGACTGTGGGCAAAACTTCAGCCAGAGATCCCGTCTTGTTATACACGAGAGGACTCACACGGGAGAAAGACCTTATgggtgctcagagtgtgggaagagctttgttTCTAGCTCTCACCTTAGAAAACACGCTGTGGTACACACGGGCGAGAAACCGCATACATGCTCGTACTGTGAGAAAAGCTTCAGTAAGAAATCAAACCTTGTTGTACATGAGAGGATACATACTGGAGAGAAACCGTACAAATGCACAGTGTGTGAAAAACGATTCTGTAGCTCCTCAGTTTTTCACAGGCACATGAAGATCCACCCTGGAGAACCGTCATTAGGACATAACAAGTTGTAG